The Seriola aureovittata isolate HTS-2021-v1 ecotype China chromosome 3, ASM2101889v1, whole genome shotgun sequence genome includes a region encoding these proteins:
- the fgl1 gene encoding fibrinogen-like protein 1 isoform X1, which yields MGSFVMDELRTSVVFLLHLAACVAVPVPCEVKVVRLEAEVQDLMNLISDQHRYIQELHNSQAQQLEHIPNSHLGPENLHRDCSQVFADGNVASGLYVIRPDGSPTALTVYCDMNDGGGWTVFQRRRDGKESFDRAWVEYKHGFGDLHSPDGEFWLGNDPLHYLTSQGNYDLRINMEDFEGNQRYAEYKNFKVDDEKDQYQLHLEEFTGNAGDALADAHTLFPGGKKWAGPGLGSSGVKFSTFDQPTNETDRQCVRLSKSGWWFSRCDSGNLNGHYYKGPYEAMTNDGVVWYTWHGWWYSIKSVVMMVRAADLEHSPSVIPPSVGAPGSADRPQLIG from the exons ATGGGATCATTTGTTATGGATGAGCTGAGGACATCTGTGGTTTTCCTTCTTCACCTGGCTGCATGTGTTGCT GTCCCCGTGCCATGTGAGGTGAAGGTGGTCCGTCTGGAAGCAGAGGTCCAGGACCTGATGAACCTGATCAGCGACCAGCACCGCTACATCCAGGAGCTCCACAACAGCCAGGCCCAGCAGCTGGAGCACATACCCAACTCACACCTGGGCCCCGAGAACCTGCACAGAG actgttCCCAGGTGTTTGCAGATGGTAACGTGGCTAGTGGGCTCTATGTGATCCGGCCAGACGGTTCTCCCACTGCACTTACTGTTTACTGTGACATGAacgatggaggaggatggaccGTCTTCCAGAGGAGGCGAGACGGCAAGGAGAGCTtcgacag agCATGGGTAGAATACAAGCATGGATTTGGAGACCTGCACTCCCCTGACGGAGAATTCTGGCTGGGCAACGATCCTCTACATTACCTCACCTCCCAGG GAAACTACGATTTGCGGATTAACATGGAGGATTTTGAGGGGAATCAGCGCTACGCAGAGTACAAGAACTTCAAGGTGGACGATGAGAAG GACCAGTACCAGTTACATTTGGAAGAGTTCACTGGGAACGCAGGGGACGCTCTGGCTGATGCTCACACTCTCTTCCCTGGTGGGAAAAAATGGGCCGGTCCTGGTTTGGGGTCAAGCGGGGTCAAGTTCAGCACCTTTGATCAGCCGACCAatgagactgacagacagtgtgTCAGACTCAGCAAGTCTGGCTGGTGGTTCAGCAG GTGCGACTCGGGGAATCTGAACGGTCATTATTACAAAGGGCCGTACGAAGCCATGACCAATGACGGAGTGGTGTGGTATACGTGGCACGGTTGGTGGTACTCCATCAAATCCGTGGTGATGATGGTACGAGCCGCTGACCTGGAGCATTCACCGTCGGTCATCCCCCCGTCAGTGGGGGCGCCAGGCAGTGCCGATCGCCctcagctgattggctga
- the fgl1 gene encoding fibrinogen-like protein 1 isoform X2, giving the protein MNLISDQHRYIQELHNSQAQQLEHIPNSHLGPENLHRDCSQVFADGNVASGLYVIRPDGSPTALTVYCDMNDGGGWTVFQRRRDGKESFDRAWVEYKHGFGDLHSPDGEFWLGNDPLHYLTSQGNYDLRINMEDFEGNQRYAEYKNFKVDDEKDQYQLHLEEFTGNAGDALADAHTLFPGGKKWAGPGLGSSGVKFSTFDQPTNETDRQCVRLSKSGWWFSRCDSGNLNGHYYKGPYEAMTNDGVVWYTWHGWWYSIKSVVMMVRAADLEHSPSVIPPSVGAPGSADRPQLIG; this is encoded by the exons ATGAACCTGATCAGCGACCAGCACCGCTACATCCAGGAGCTCCACAACAGCCAGGCCCAGCAGCTGGAGCACATACCCAACTCACACCTGGGCCCCGAGAACCTGCACAGAG actgttCCCAGGTGTTTGCAGATGGTAACGTGGCTAGTGGGCTCTATGTGATCCGGCCAGACGGTTCTCCCACTGCACTTACTGTTTACTGTGACATGAacgatggaggaggatggaccGTCTTCCAGAGGAGGCGAGACGGCAAGGAGAGCTtcgacag agCATGGGTAGAATACAAGCATGGATTTGGAGACCTGCACTCCCCTGACGGAGAATTCTGGCTGGGCAACGATCCTCTACATTACCTCACCTCCCAGG GAAACTACGATTTGCGGATTAACATGGAGGATTTTGAGGGGAATCAGCGCTACGCAGAGTACAAGAACTTCAAGGTGGACGATGAGAAG GACCAGTACCAGTTACATTTGGAAGAGTTCACTGGGAACGCAGGGGACGCTCTGGCTGATGCTCACACTCTCTTCCCTGGTGGGAAAAAATGGGCCGGTCCTGGTTTGGGGTCAAGCGGGGTCAAGTTCAGCACCTTTGATCAGCCGACCAatgagactgacagacagtgtgTCAGACTCAGCAAGTCTGGCTGGTGGTTCAGCAG GTGCGACTCGGGGAATCTGAACGGTCATTATTACAAAGGGCCGTACGAAGCCATGACCAATGACGGAGTGGTGTGGTATACGTGGCACGGTTGGTGGTACTCCATCAAATCCGTGGTGATGATGGTACGAGCCGCTGACCTGGAGCATTCACCGTCGGTCATCCCCCCGTCAGTGGGGGCGCCAGGCAGTGCCGATCGCCctcagctgattggctga